A window of Lepidochelys kempii isolate rLepKem1 chromosome 1, rLepKem1.hap2, whole genome shotgun sequence contains these coding sequences:
- the KRR1 gene encoding KRR1 small subunit processome component homolog — MAASKKAESGQVAPASKDRSNKKAVNESELLTVPDGWKEPAFTREDNPRGLLEESSFATLFPKYREAYLKECWPLVQKALNEHHVNATLDLIEGSITVTTTKKTFDPYVIIRARDLIKLLARSVPFEQAVRILQDDTACDIIKVGSLVRNRERFIKRRQRLIGPKGSTLKALELLTNCYIMVQGNTVSALGPFNGLKEVRKVVLDTMKNIHPIYNIKTLMIKRELSKDPELRTQSWERFLPQFKHKNLNKRKEPKKKNVKKEYTPFPPPQPESQVDKELASGEYFLKESQKKRKRVEEIKAKQAEAINRRQEERNKAFIPPKEKLVVKPKKASTETKIDIEAIKEKVKKAKKKKLGALPVEEVKLKIAAGEKKKKKKK, encoded by the exons ATGGCGGCCTCCAAGAAAGCCGAGAGCGGCCAGGTGGCTCCGGCGTCCAAGGACCGGAGCAACAAGAAAGCCG TAAATGAGTCAGAACTTCTCACTGTTCCTGATGGATGGAAAGAACCAGCCTTTACAAGAGAAGATAATCCTAGAGGGCTTCTGGAAGAAAGCAGCTTTGCAACTCTGTTCCCGAAATACAGAGAAGCTTACTTGAAAGAATGTTGGCCACTGGTGCAGAAAGCCTTGAATGAACAT CATGTGAATGCGACGTTGGACTTAATTGAAGGTAGTATAACTGTCACAACGACTAAGAAGACTTTTGATCCATATGTGATCATCAGGGCAAGAGACTTAATAAAGCTTTTAGCAAGAAGTGTTCCATTTGAACAG GCAGTACGCATCCTTCAGGATGACACTGCATGTGACATCATTAAAGTAGGGTCTCTagtgagaaacagagagagatttATAAAAAGAAGACAAAGACTCATTGGGCCAAAAGGATCCACTCTGAAG GCTCTGGAACTGTTAACAAACTGTTATATCATGGTTCAGGGGAACACTGTTTCAGCTCTGGGACCTTTTAATGGGCTAAAAGAG gttAGAAAAGTGGTCCTGGACACTATGAAGAATATTCATCCCATATATAACATAAAG ACTCTCATGATTAAACGGGAGCTGTCAAAGGATCCTGAACTAAGAACACAAAGTTGGGAACGATTTTTGCCTCAGTTCAAACACAAGAACTTGAACAAACGCAAGGAgccaaagaagaaaaatgttaagAAGGAGTACACGCCTTTCCCACCTCCGCAACCAGAAAGCCAG GTTGATAAAGAATTGGCAAGTGGTGAATACTTCTTGAAAGAAAGCCAGAAGAAACGAAAGAGGGTGGAAGAGATAAAG GCAAAACAAGCAGAAGCCATTAATAGGAGACAAGAGGAAAGAAATAAAGCTTTTATCCCTCCCAAGGAAAAGCTTGTTGTAAAACCTAAAAAAG CTTCTACTGAAACAAAAATTGATATAGAAGCAATCAAGGAAAAGgtgaagaaagcaaagaaaaagaagctgGGAGCACTTCCAGTGGAAGAAGTTAAATTAAAAATTGCAGcaggtgaaaagaaaaagaagaaaaagaaatga